One part of the Clostridium thermosuccinogenes genome encodes these proteins:
- the nifH gene encoding nitrogenase iron protein, protein MRQVAIYGKGGIGKSTTTQNLTAALAEMGNKIMIVGCDPKADSTRLILNGLAQKTVLDTLREEGEDVDLDLVMKEGFGGIKCVESGGPEPGVGCAGRGIITSINLLEQLGAYTDDLDFVFYDVLGDVVCGGFAMPIREGKADEIYIVASGEMMAMYAANNICKGIQKYANTGGTRLGGIICNSRNVDNEFEMLKAFASELGSQLIHFIPRNNVVQRAEINKKTVIEFDPTDSQADEYRALARAVQDNDMFVIPKPMTQDRLEEILMEYGFIG, encoded by the coding sequence ATGAGACAAGTTGCTATTTACGGCAAAGGTGGTATTGGAAAATCCACCACAACACAGAATTTAACGGCTGCCCTGGCTGAAATGGGCAACAAGATCATGATAGTGGGGTGCGACCCTAAAGCGGACTCAACAAGGCTGATTCTTAACGGACTGGCTCAAAAAACCGTATTGGATACTTTGCGGGAGGAAGGAGAAGATGTGGATCTGGACCTAGTTATGAAGGAAGGATTCGGAGGCATAAAATGCGTGGAATCCGGAGGCCCTGAACCGGGAGTAGGATGTGCAGGAAGAGGAATTATCACTTCCATCAACCTGCTGGAGCAGCTGGGAGCGTATACCGACGACTTGGATTTTGTGTTTTATGATGTGTTGGGGGACGTGGTATGTGGTGGCTTTGCGATGCCCATACGGGAAGGCAAGGCTGATGAAATCTATATAGTAGCCAGCGGGGAGATGATGGCCATGTATGCCGCCAACAATATTTGCAAAGGTATTCAAAAATATGCCAATACAGGCGGAACAAGGCTGGGAGGAATAATATGCAACAGCAGAAATGTGGACAATGAGTTTGAAATGCTTAAAGCCTTCGCCAGCGAGCTGGGCAGTCAGTTAATCCACTTCATTCCAAGAAACAATGTGGTTCAAAGAGCGGAAATCAATAAAAAAACCGTCATAGAGTTCGATCCTACCGACAGCCAGGCGGATGAATACAGAGCATTGGCCAGAGCAGTACAGGACAATGATATGTTTGTAATTCCAAAACCGATGACCCAGGACAGGTTGGAGGAGATATTGATGGAATACGGCTTTATAGGATGA
- a CDS encoding DDE-type integrase/transposase/recombinase, with protein sequence MCALFSKGSVRKYYDEPVRKPYRKLVVDTMPIIETLEKLDYKQLISNHLKETGKLITPITRRKASTVPDTMACPRCGAPHEYLYDNTGGKGQYLCKVCKCTFNKKNRYLKNLIFLCPHCGRTLELKKERKDFNVHKCTNSKCPYYLDRLNSMSEEDKQRYKSSPHDFKLHYIYREFDIDFEPLVRKPSQPPSVDISRLYVSPHVLGLILTYHVNFGLSTRMTAALMREVHGVSVSHQSVSNYADAVATNIKPFIDNYKYDLSDSICGDETYIKVLGKWHYVFFIFDAVKKIILSYPVSANRDVKAAIYALDEALSKFDKLPEDLTLIFDGNPIYMLAQHYFAQYGIHFDIKQVIGLTNDDPISEEYRPLKQIIERLNRTFKGNYRPTNGFNNYAGSVSFLTLFVAYFNFLRPHSSLEGRVPVVLEELKDRPNMPARWVTLIKMSQEYIKAQQSA encoded by the coding sequence ATGTGTGCACTCTTTAGTAAAGGATCCGTCCGCAAGTACTACGATGAGCCTGTTAGGAAGCCTTACCGCAAGCTTGTGGTGGATACCATGCCGATTATTGAGACACTTGAGAAGCTTGATTATAAGCAGCTTATTTCAAATCATCTCAAGGAAACCGGTAAGCTTATAACCCCTATTACAAGGAGAAAAGCTTCTACAGTCCCTGATACTATGGCCTGCCCAAGATGTGGAGCTCCTCATGAATACCTTTACGACAATACCGGTGGTAAAGGCCAGTACTTATGCAAAGTCTGCAAGTGCACTTTCAACAAGAAAAACCGTTACCTAAAAAATCTCATCTTCCTCTGCCCCCACTGTGGAAGGACACTGGAACTTAAGAAAGAGCGTAAGGACTTCAACGTACATAAGTGCACCAACTCCAAGTGCCCCTATTACCTTGACAGGCTCAATTCCATGTCCGAGGAAGACAAGCAGCGCTACAAGTCTTCTCCACATGATTTCAAGCTCCATTACATCTACAGGGAGTTTGATATTGACTTTGAGCCTTTGGTAAGAAAGCCTTCCCAGCCTCCGAGTGTAGATATATCAAGGCTTTATGTCTCTCCTCACGTCCTGGGGCTGATACTTACATACCATGTCAATTTTGGCCTTTCTACCCGGATGACAGCTGCCCTTATGCGTGAAGTACATGGTGTAAGTGTTTCTCATCAGTCGGTATCAAATTATGCCGATGCTGTTGCCACAAACATTAAACCCTTCATTGACAACTACAAGTATGATCTCTCAGATTCCATCTGCGGGGATGAGACGTACATAAAGGTTCTGGGCAAATGGCATTACGTATTCTTTATATTCGACGCAGTAAAGAAGATTATCCTCTCATACCCCGTCTCTGCCAACCGTGATGTTAAAGCTGCAATTTATGCTCTTGACGAAGCATTGTCCAAGTTCGATAAGCTTCCTGAGGATCTTACCCTGATCTTTGACGGGAACCCTATTTACATGCTTGCTCAACACTATTTCGCCCAGTACGGCATCCACTTTGACATAAAGCAGGTAATCGGTCTTACCAACGACGACCCTATCTCCGAAGAATACAGGCCTTTAAAGCAGATCATCGAAAGGTTAAACCGCACCTTCAAGGGAAACTACAGACCCACCAACGGTTTTAACAACTATGCAGGTTCAGTATCCTTCCTTACACTGTTTGTAGCCTACTTCAACTTCCTAAGGCCTCATTCCTCTCTGGAAGGCAGGGTGCCGGTGGTCTTAGAAGAGCTCAAAGACCGGCCTAATATGCCTGCCAGGTGGGTTACACTCATTAAAATGTCCCAAGAATACATCAAAGCCCAACAATCTGCTTAA
- a CDS encoding carbohydrate ABC transporter permease: protein MKLSRGERTFDIFNVVVMTLFAAICLYPFIYVIALSFNDGTDAMRGGIYFFPRKFTLENYAKLFEDNRIIGSFFISVFRTVMVATFGTLVNAMFAYGISKSDMPFRKFFNWMIVIPMYFGGGIIPYFLICKSLGLTNTIWVYVIPWLATPFHIMLLRVSIKELPESLEESAFLDGAGYWIIFVRIILPLLKPALATVILLAGIGQWNDWMDGTIMVSNSKLWPLQTLLLSILQGTDMMAFFKEKNLSTAGGAMARKISITPESLKMAMLVITVVPIFMIYPFAQKYFIKGIMVGSVKG from the coding sequence ATGAAATTGTCTAGAGGGGAAAGAACCTTTGATATATTCAATGTTGTGGTAATGACTTTGTTTGCTGCCATCTGCCTGTATCCTTTCATATACGTTATTGCCCTGTCCTTTAATGATGGTACGGATGCAATGCGCGGAGGCATATATTTTTTCCCGCGGAAATTCACCCTGGAGAATTATGCTAAGCTGTTTGAGGATAACAGAATTATTGGCAGCTTTTTCATTTCAGTTTTCAGAACTGTCATGGTTGCTACCTTCGGAACCCTTGTCAATGCCATGTTTGCCTATGGAATAAGCAAGTCCGATATGCCGTTCAGGAAGTTCTTTAACTGGATGATTGTCATCCCGATGTATTTCGGAGGGGGAATAATTCCTTATTTCCTTATATGCAAGTCCCTGGGGCTGACGAATACAATATGGGTTTATGTGATTCCCTGGCTGGCAACTCCTTTCCATATTATGCTGCTGCGAGTGAGCATAAAAGAATTGCCGGAATCATTGGAAGAGAGTGCATTCCTGGACGGAGCAGGATATTGGATCATATTCGTGCGCATTATACTGCCCCTTCTCAAGCCTGCCCTCGCCACTGTCATACTGCTGGCAGGAATCGGACAGTGGAATGACTGGATGGATGGTACCATTATGGTGAGTAATTCAAAGCTCTGGCCGTTACAGACTCTTCTTCTTAGTATACTGCAGGGAACGGATATGATGGCCTTTTTCAAGGAAAAGAATCTTTCCACCGCCGGCGGCGCTATGGCGAGGAAGATCAGTATTACTCCTGAATCATTAAAAATGGCCATGCTGGTTATCACTGTAGTTCCTATTTTCATGATTTACCCATTTGCCCAAAAATATTTTATAAAGGGTATTATGGTAGGTTCGGTAAAAGGCTGA
- a CDS encoding zinc-dependent alcohol dehydrogenase — protein sequence METMKAAVWTEIGKIKVMDVEVPRITRDQVLVKVMSAGLCATDLHVYTGRFRYGEPPHILGHEVAGEICQVGDAVEGWNIGDRVVVETSIGCGRCRFCISGQRHLCPEMTEIGFTPNNGAYAQYMAAPAKNLFRIPDELSDDGAGIMESVVCPVGALYRLGVRFSETVVVFGVGPAGIGFIQGAKAMGAGKIIAVARNDFRLERARGFGADILINTKKENAEEAIMKETGGIGADLVIDATGSPGIIALMPGVTRRAGRMILYGLPEDDASMDYPVKEIIMKQLEVYGAVGNPSVWEPLLRMAASGVIRLDDMVTHTFPLERIEEAFACLENPDENVLKAVIHPWD from the coding sequence ATGGAGACTATGAAAGCTGCAGTGTGGACGGAGATAGGTAAAATCAAGGTAATGGATGTGGAAGTGCCGCGGATTACACGGGATCAGGTGCTCGTTAAAGTCATGAGTGCCGGATTGTGCGCCACTGACCTCCATGTATATACCGGAAGGTTTAGGTACGGTGAACCGCCCCACATTCTCGGGCATGAAGTGGCCGGAGAAATTTGTCAGGTGGGTGATGCAGTTGAGGGATGGAATATTGGTGACCGGGTAGTGGTGGAGACTTCCATAGGTTGCGGTAGATGCCGCTTTTGCATCTCCGGGCAGCGGCATCTGTGCCCGGAGATGACGGAAATCGGGTTTACTCCCAACAATGGTGCTTACGCCCAGTATATGGCGGCTCCAGCTAAAAACCTGTTCCGGATACCCGATGAGTTGTCCGACGATGGTGCTGGAATTATGGAAAGCGTTGTATGCCCGGTGGGAGCATTGTACCGCCTTGGGGTGCGCTTTTCCGAGACAGTGGTGGTGTTTGGCGTTGGACCAGCTGGAATCGGTTTTATTCAGGGAGCCAAGGCAATGGGAGCAGGGAAAATTATCGCAGTAGCCAGGAATGACTTTCGTCTTGAGCGGGCGAGGGGATTTGGTGCGGATATTTTAATCAACACAAAAAAGGAAAATGCTGAAGAAGCTATAATGAAAGAGACCGGCGGCATCGGTGCCGACCTGGTAATTGATGCTACCGGATCCCCCGGCATTATTGCGCTGATGCCCGGTGTTACCAGGCGGGCCGGACGCATGATACTTTATGGCCTGCCTGAGGATGATGCCAGCATGGACTATCCTGTTAAGGAGATAATAATGAAGCAGTTGGAAGTATATGGCGCGGTGGGAAACCCGTCAGTGTGGGAGCCGCTTCTTCGTATGGCGGCATCCGGGGTTATCAGGCTGGACGATATGGTGACTCACACCTTTCCGCTGGAGAGAATTGAAGAAGCTTTTGCATGTCTTGAGAACCCGGATGAAAATGTTCTGAAGGCTGTCATCCATCCATGGGATTGA
- a CDS encoding alpha-galactosidase translates to MNLVYRIRYNAMDYLHELAAHTTEKLKDGSRKELYRRFLELNLRVEIIALRDPDFAVTKYTAVFYNETDRPVRLYQLDTGVSIASDSMNLRYFTSDWGSEFYPHEQEISGEFSFGSVSGRSSKGFSPWAGLVTSGRCYSAALAWSGSWNCTVTPEEGRFHFTMGHSYDGFFTDVPPGGRFESASVYLAEGKTLEDASLEMRRFFRRRLSLLNDGGIADVPLEYNEWWPYEDKYINENIYLENAKIAKELGCRYAMMDAGWFGGNEDGQSWYEKRGDWSIVNKKDFPSGMKSLCDNAKKIGILPGIWCEIEAVGKDAKLNDTHGHIIAKRDGKSLGYVCFGSEEGRAWAMSVVDQILGEYGAKWIKFDFNLDPAPGCNAQGHGHGPGDGLHAHYVGYYRLLEEIHRKYPDVVIENCASGGLRDDIKIASLTHWSHLSDPDYTEFHLQVYWGALSYLHQSALLHFSWSQVLQTHNLGILNPISEDMERYKFDYMIRAVLMGVPGFSYRLPEMPDWCKERLKELGQFYEEIYKDYILNGDAHRLTPQPVVGCMGERFPVFQFNNARGEAIVFAFRLQKAREEQTVYPRGLVGDALYEVVYTDAEKSMTASGRDLESKGLVFSNMPEESSEVVRIRLKMDGEE, encoded by the coding sequence ATGAATCTGGTTTACAGGATACGATACAATGCTATGGACTATCTGCATGAGCTGGCAGCGCATACCACAGAAAAGCTGAAAGATGGTTCCCGGAAAGAGTTGTACAGGCGTTTCTTGGAGCTCAACCTGCGGGTGGAAATCATAGCTCTGCGCGATCCGGATTTTGCAGTGACTAAATACACTGCAGTCTTCTATAATGAAACTGACAGGCCGGTGAGGCTGTACCAGTTGGATACCGGGGTATCCATAGCTTCCGATAGTATGAACCTTAGATATTTTACTTCTGATTGGGGCTCTGAGTTTTATCCCCATGAACAGGAGATAAGCGGCGAGTTTTCTTTTGGCTCCGTTTCCGGGCGATCCAGCAAAGGCTTTTCTCCCTGGGCAGGGTTGGTGACTTCCGGTCGCTGTTATTCGGCGGCGCTGGCCTGGTCCGGATCGTGGAACTGTACGGTGACTCCTGAAGAAGGGCGTTTCCATTTTACTATGGGACATTCGTATGACGGATTTTTCACCGATGTGCCACCCGGGGGACGGTTCGAGTCCGCGTCAGTTTATCTGGCTGAAGGTAAAACACTGGAAGACGCTTCGCTGGAAATGCGCCGTTTCTTCCGCAGGCGGTTAAGCCTGCTAAATGACGGCGGGATTGCTGATGTGCCACTGGAATACAATGAATGGTGGCCTTACGAAGACAAATACATCAATGAAAACATATATTTAGAGAATGCAAAGATTGCCAAGGAACTGGGCTGCCGGTATGCAATGATGGACGCCGGATGGTTCGGTGGAAATGAAGACGGGCAAAGCTGGTATGAAAAGCGTGGCGACTGGAGTATAGTGAATAAGAAGGATTTCCCTTCAGGAATGAAATCCCTTTGTGACAATGCGAAAAAGATTGGAATTCTGCCGGGCATATGGTGTGAAATAGAAGCGGTGGGCAAGGATGCAAAGCTCAACGATACCCATGGTCATATTATAGCTAAAAGGGACGGCAAGTCACTGGGCTATGTCTGCTTTGGCAGTGAGGAAGGCAGAGCATGGGCGATGTCTGTGGTGGATCAGATCCTTGGGGAATATGGTGCCAAATGGATCAAATTTGATTTTAACCTGGACCCTGCTCCCGGTTGTAACGCTCAAGGACATGGGCACGGTCCGGGAGATGGATTGCATGCCCACTATGTAGGATATTACCGGCTGCTGGAGGAAATCCATAGGAAATACCCTGATGTGGTTATTGAAAATTGCGCTTCCGGAGGTCTGAGGGACGATATAAAGATAGCATCCCTCACCCACTGGAGCCATTTAAGCGATCCTGACTATACTGAATTCCATTTGCAGGTATATTGGGGAGCCCTTTCTTATCTGCATCAGAGTGCGCTGCTTCATTTCAGCTGGTCTCAAGTACTTCAAACCCACAATTTGGGGATATTGAATCCCATCAGTGAGGACATGGAACGATACAAATTTGATTACATGATCCGGGCGGTTCTGATGGGGGTTCCGGGATTCTCCTATCGCCTGCCGGAAATGCCGGATTGGTGCAAAGAAAGGCTTAAGGAATTAGGCCAATTCTATGAGGAGATATACAAAGACTATATCTTAAACGGGGATGCACACCGCCTTACCCCCCAACCGGTAGTGGGCTGTATGGGTGAGCGGTTTCCGGTATTCCAGTTTAACAATGCCCGGGGGGAGGCCATTGTCTTTGCTTTCAGGCTGCAAAAGGCCAGAGAGGAACAGACAGTATACCCCAGAGGGCTTGTAGGGGATGCGCTCTATGAGGTTGTGTATACGGACGCGGAAAAATCCATGACTGCTTCAGGCAGGGATCTGGAATCAAAAGGACTGGTATTCTCCAATATGCCGGAGGAAAGCTCCGAGGTTGTGCGGATACGTCTAAAGATGGACGGAGAGGAGTAA
- a CDS encoding P-II family nitrogen regulator, whose protein sequence is MKEIVSIIRINKIGDTKQALAEAGYPAFVCKKVNGRGKKMLKPEIFQKLVAEEEISPPELMESIAGNDRLLAKRMLSLVVADEDVKKVVDIIIETNQTGSMGDGKIFVCPVDEVIRVRTGETGIDAI, encoded by the coding sequence ATGAAAGAGATCGTATCCATTATCAGAATCAACAAGATTGGTGATACAAAGCAAGCTCTGGCTGAAGCCGGCTATCCAGCCTTTGTCTGCAAGAAGGTTAATGGGAGGGGCAAAAAGATGCTGAAGCCGGAAATATTCCAGAAACTTGTCGCAGAAGAGGAGATAAGCCCGCCGGAGCTGATGGAGAGCATAGCAGGAAATGACAGATTATTGGCTAAGAGGATGTTGTCCCTTGTGGTAGCCGATGAAGATGTAAAAAAGGTAGTAGACATAATAATTGAGACCAACCAGACGGGCAGTATGGGAGATGGAAAAATCTTCGTCTGTCCTGTCGATGAGGTCATCAGGGTTAGAACAGGAGAAACAGGAATTGATGCAATCTAA
- a CDS encoding uroporphyrinogen decarboxylase family protein, protein MIKTLNCEITEQIPVTPHWWGLYKFEYAGFLKDYDREAEAWSLTGRDLADIDSLFYEEFKPDMFHLTTGASRTEESEAVKKEKRRIFEAVYELESYSVIDEYIESNYPAKDEIIKSGVFDHIRILFERYGRECVLMLNEGNPISWILDPHGCVGFENGLISLMDKPDRMEYLIHRSYEALLPRMEALKEMGGDGYIGSETYCSADIMSPSLYRGIIFEAQKKFYTAVAKMGLIPVTYFTGDINPLLEDIKELGVKGLMVEESKKNFNLDVGTLYRRLEGQVCLFGNLDSVYTLQLGSKEDVVKETLRQISACGQGGFVMANGCPLSFTTPPENIHAMIDTVRNKKG, encoded by the coding sequence ATGATAAAAACTTTAAACTGCGAAATCACGGAGCAAATTCCTGTCACTCCCCACTGGTGGGGGTTGTATAAGTTTGAATATGCCGGTTTTCTCAAAGACTATGACAGGGAAGCTGAAGCCTGGAGCTTGACCGGTCGTGATTTGGCTGATATAGATAGCCTCTTTTATGAAGAATTCAAGCCCGATATGTTCCATCTTACCACCGGCGCATCAAGAACTGAAGAGAGCGAAGCTGTAAAAAAGGAAAAAAGGCGGATATTTGAAGCCGTATATGAGCTCGAATCCTATTCGGTCATTGACGAATATATTGAATCCAACTATCCCGCCAAGGACGAGATAATAAAAAGCGGAGTTTTTGACCACATACGCATACTTTTTGAAAGGTATGGAAGGGAATGTGTTCTGATGCTCAACGAAGGAAATCCCATCAGCTGGATACTGGATCCCCATGGCTGCGTTGGTTTTGAGAATGGACTCATTTCCCTTATGGATAAGCCGGACAGAATGGAATATCTCATACACAGGAGCTATGAAGCCTTGCTGCCCCGCATGGAAGCCTTGAAGGAGATGGGGGGAGATGGCTATATCGGTTCAGAGACATATTGCTCAGCCGATATCATGTCACCAAGCCTGTATCGGGGCATTATCTTCGAAGCGCAGAAGAAATTTTACACGGCAGTGGCGAAAATGGGGTTGATTCCGGTGACTTATTTTACCGGTGACATCAATCCCCTTTTGGAGGATATAAAAGAACTGGGGGTAAAGGGGCTGATGGTGGAGGAAAGCAAGAAAAACTTCAATCTGGATGTCGGTACCCTATACAGGAGGCTGGAAGGACAGGTTTGCCTGTTTGGAAATCTTGACAGTGTTTACACTTTGCAATTAGGGAGCAAGGAAGATGTTGTGAAGGAAACCCTAAGGCAAATTTCAGCATGCGGACAAGGAGGCTTCGTTATGGCTAACGGTTGTCCCCTTTCTTTCACAACTCCCCCGGAAAATATCCATGCTATGATAGACACAGTGCGAAATAAAAAAGGTTGA
- a CDS encoding extracellular solute-binding protein: MNKKFQRVVALSAAMLLTVGVLASCGNKGENKNAPSTTQETNGEVPELASQWPEFAKHHSIEVTFFEQGWTGPEEDKDFVTPEIEKRTNFGIKYIPMTVPTSDDYTQKLNLMVASDEVPEIFFGANDSYTRTIYEKLGQSGKIWDVADIIKDYENIYNLVYPELNLFKTKDGKNYFIPTQTGRGNDVLHDIPNGLFVRKDFLDQLGMDYPDTPEEFKEYLKRSINEIKVNGQPVTGLVLGENLDGIQKLYEPFFPLVGQHESYKLPFDPKDGYKIKNYLYNDSPELIEAAKYIYSLAKEGLLDKETLTLKQAMIQEKASSGLAAAISVAYWDMNTYGDNAKQTVPNIMYVAPPTMYASEKVKESRLADWTNWVGSWSTVIINKKVDEEALRHFLAVMDYMATEEGQLLVQYGIEGESYVLNAEGKVEMTSEFLEKTNNMDWNKAAAYGVGYYAQLVYNLPAILDKQGTPASLLREDNKLSWENQKEYRDHYVANMEPTLDYYFLPGEIETQKFTAIKDGEVELWVRVLTANSEDEVEKIVHEWGETCRKLGINEIIAEREQYIKNFKVSK; this comes from the coding sequence ATGAACAAAAAGTTTCAACGTGTTGTTGCTCTATCCGCAGCTATGCTGCTGACAGTGGGCGTTTTGGCTTCCTGCGGAAACAAGGGTGAGAACAAGAATGCTCCATCCACCACCCAGGAAACCAACGGAGAGGTTCCTGAGCTGGCATCCCAGTGGCCTGAATTTGCCAAGCACCATAGCATAGAGGTGACCTTTTTCGAACAGGGCTGGACGGGACCGGAAGAGGATAAGGACTTCGTCACTCCTGAAATCGAAAAACGCACCAATTTCGGTATTAAGTATATCCCAATGACTGTTCCCACTTCTGATGACTATACTCAGAAGCTGAATCTCATGGTGGCTTCCGACGAAGTGCCGGAAATCTTCTTTGGCGCAAACGACAGCTATACCAGGACTATCTATGAGAAGCTGGGGCAAAGCGGCAAGATATGGGATGTAGCTGATATCATCAAAGATTATGAGAACATATATAACCTGGTATATCCTGAGCTGAACCTTTTCAAAACCAAGGATGGCAAGAACTATTTTATTCCAACCCAGACGGGACGCGGAAATGATGTGCTGCATGACATCCCTAACGGCTTGTTCGTGCGTAAGGATTTCCTCGACCAATTGGGTATGGATTATCCGGATACTCCCGAAGAATTTAAGGAGTATTTGAAGCGCAGCATAAATGAGATTAAAGTAAACGGTCAGCCTGTAACCGGCCTTGTTTTGGGTGAAAACTTAGACGGTATTCAAAAGCTGTATGAACCTTTCTTCCCATTGGTAGGACAGCATGAAAGCTACAAACTGCCCTTTGATCCCAAGGATGGATATAAGATAAAGAATTATCTGTATAACGACAGCCCTGAACTGATAGAGGCTGCAAAATATATCTACAGTCTGGCTAAAGAGGGATTGCTGGACAAGGAGACCCTTACCTTGAAGCAGGCCATGATTCAGGAAAAAGCATCATCAGGGCTGGCTGCAGCTATCTCCGTCGCATACTGGGATATGAATACTTACGGTGACAATGCAAAACAGACCGTGCCGAACATTATGTATGTAGCACCACCAACAATGTATGCTTCCGAAAAAGTAAAAGAGAGCCGTTTGGCAGACTGGACAAACTGGGTTGGCAGCTGGTCAACGGTCATTATAAACAAAAAAGTGGATGAGGAAGCTCTCCGCCATTTCCTGGCCGTAATGGATTATATGGCAACCGAGGAAGGGCAGCTTCTCGTGCAGTACGGCATCGAAGGAGAGTCCTATGTTTTAAATGCGGAAGGCAAGGTGGAAATGACATCTGAGTTCCTGGAAAAGACCAACAACATGGACTGGAACAAAGCCGCCGCATATGGTGTCGGTTACTATGCCCAGTTGGTATATAATTTGCCTGCCATTCTGGATAAGCAGGGCACTCCGGCATCCCTTTTAAGAGAGGACAATAAGTTAAGCTGGGAAAATCAGAAGGAATATCGCGATCATTATGTTGCAAATATGGAGCCTACCCTGGATTATTATTTCCTCCCGGGCGAGATAGAGACTCAGAAGTTTACTGCCATAAAGGATGGAGAGGTAGAATTGTGGGTTAGGGTATTGACTGCAAATTCCGAGGATGAAGTAGAAAAGATCGTCCATGAATGGGGAGAGACTTGCAGAAAACTCGGAATAAATGAAATAATAGCCGAGAGAGAGCAGTATATTAAGAATTTTAAGGTTAGCAAATAA
- a CDS encoding P-II family nitrogen regulator translates to MKMIRAIVRPEKSSLILNELMDAGYPAVTKIDVVGRGKQRGIKVGNIHYDELQKEMLMMVVEDEDKDEVVKIIAKNARTGDSGAYGDGKIFVSTVEEVYTISSGQNKL, encoded by the coding sequence ATGAAAATGATCAGAGCCATTGTAAGGCCTGAGAAGTCTTCATTGATATTAAACGAGCTGATGGATGCAGGTTATCCAGCGGTCACTAAGATAGATGTGGTAGGAAGGGGAAAGCAAAGGGGGATCAAGGTAGGCAACATTCACTACGATGAGCTTCAAAAGGAGATGCTGATGATGGTGGTGGAGGATGAAGATAAGGACGAGGTAGTAAAAATTATTGCAAAAAATGCCAGAACCGGTGACAGTGGAGCATACGGCGACGGAAAGATATTCGTGAGCACGGTGGAAGAGGTATATACCATCAGCAGCGGCCAAAATAAGTTGTAA
- a CDS encoding ABC transporter permease, producing the protein MKKILLSDQTRHLMKKYRTLYLFLIPGAIIMILFAYLPMGGLVMVFQLYDPVSGFFGSKWVGFENFARVFSTPVFGRALRNTLVISGLKLLIGFPMPVIFALMLNELRHQRFKKTVQTITYIPNFVSWVIVSGIWYSMLSSSGVVNEILLKLGLISDPILFMQNKALFYPIIIFTELWKSLGYNTIFYISSIATIPTEIYEAAEIDGASRFKQAIYITIPSISGTIALLFIMQVGGLLNAGFDQLWTMGNVAVRDMADILDTAVLRTLTSGSIYDLSTGAALGMFKSVVGLLLFFITNWVSKKFIDESIV; encoded by the coding sequence ATGAAGAAGATATTGCTTTCAGACCAGACAAGACATCTAATGAAGAAATATCGCACACTTTACCTGTTTTTGATACCCGGAGCTATTATAATGATTTTGTTCGCCTACCTTCCCATGGGTGGCCTGGTAATGGTATTTCAGCTATACGATCCTGTATCGGGCTTCTTTGGAAGTAAATGGGTAGGCTTCGAAAACTTTGCCCGAGTGTTCAGTACACCAGTATTCGGCCGTGCATTGCGTAATACACTGGTGATCAGTGGTTTAAAGCTGCTTATAGGTTTTCCCATGCCGGTTATTTTTGCACTGATGCTTAATGAATTGCGCCATCAGCGCTTCAAAAAAACAGTGCAGACTATTACTTATATACCCAATTTTGTTTCCTGGGTTATAGTTTCCGGTATATGGTACAGCATGCTTTCGTCTTCGGGCGTGGTCAATGAAATCCTTTTGAAGCTTGGACTGATCAGTGATCCGATTCTTTTCATGCAGAATAAGGCTCTTTTCTATCCGATCATAATATTTACGGAATTATGGAAATCTTTGGGTTACAATACCATATTCTATATATCTTCAATAGCAACAATACCTACTGAAATATATGAAGCCGCAGAAATAGACGGGGCCAGCCGATTCAAGCAGGCCATATATATAACCATACCGTCTATTTCAGGCACCATTGCCCTTCTTTTTATAATGCAGGTGGGCGGGCTGCTGAATGCAGGATTCGATCAGCTGTGGACCATGGGCAACGTTGCAGTAAGGGATATGGCAGATATTCTGGATACCGCCGTGCTTCGCACACTGACCAGCGGCTCCATATATGACCTTTCCACCGGTGCTGCCCTTGGAATGTTCAAATCCGTCGTAGGCCTGCTGCTGTTTTTCATCACAAACTGGGTATCCAAGAAATTCATTGACGAATCGATTGTCTAG